The following are encoded together in the Perca flavescens isolate YP-PL-M2 chromosome 22, PFLA_1.0, whole genome shotgun sequence genome:
- the usf3 gene encoding basic helix-loop-helix domain-containing protein USF3 → MPEMTESQTPGRKPKKKKNKESHNAVERHRKEKINAGINRIGNLLPCSQALKQSKIMILDQAVRYITELKKQNDTLLLEGGDKVQAEEIRRLRRQMEELRRESAHYIELLKAHDINILEDPTVHWKGKQHCAKVAKVTPTHQLPKGIIVYSNGNVMCPAGKESSPAKQPSETLILQPSKANARLRVNGAVLQVNTSSSTPALLPGSTATPIQSTPGLRMIEQRVVETPTAATSLPPSVSYITLQIPAATTALSQQPQPAAPVQTLTIAATSASQLSTESPAQPMSNLTTLTQAIATSRAAVSEVCSWVTQDPAIRTVSYTSIPNSQALLRAGAAGSTQTTWTTLQMAGNTVQPVCQSLPTPEVISTTQAVQQVTLCPMGNKPSVQPIQIQMQPHVPVQQAPITAHIQAQPFQRATQLRPAILNQAQPQPVLAPQPQCAVLSHSAIVPQPSVVAHPAVVPSQPQSAVLQPASLVSHPPTALISQPQPIAQPALVPPPQATVLPLLQTMQVLQVNTTGGTASGVTAPQNTNNPSVVILQQASSCPTQSVVREEISNQTPCQHIVIIQAPNQVAPAPQNPQVGMVPAAVPTAVPVVSTQVPTASSSTSATSLHSVGGKQLVHILPRPVQPHMNHPLQVTQASSSPPVPPTPQTITVNGQVFALQPMKTSDKSSSQAGQSTLQLVQPTTTEEPTTNVALNSLGALSSLNQSISQGLPLTISSQNNGQPPAAPSSVVQQKQPPAPASVPGTTLALPARQLQVPCLNPVKSGLMVNASTPPGKRLRTTLNTKRATAKRTKPTKKKELSQAPTPVAVSAKPVVAAGETVQSSVCQVLQSSTVKVTDIPPTCTTAVTTTDCSVAVGNVTSTQNTQMMIVCSSSSESPVFTQSHPQSKSTVSATQTDVVFSHTNTSGMAISVPTVNATSVKPTVSAAVAIGSKPAVVSGNNSTVTKLSVPEVKQPATSAGTSTTQSKSAAAATTAVSKQSKSLVGSADSETLYTSTTVSTACLTPVCTSSIPATAPVSLHQATQPTSLCRPQVSNTQDPLPCNKPQSQPTTSPLVYTTVALSSPAATFSASHSSITAPTTSSEFRKRVTTSSAPTQQTDVNMPNLSPCHPAEVKPAQPSRRDREAQVERPSTSADKDGLVAATSGTPYRKDSALSQQVYTNLDDQTIEHPMTSSRQTDSPMSSGAGGGRGFSVASMLPQGHTIGASSGSFGTYTFTSEQAEMLALAMLEQDSPGRRSGSCTVNTGSTNPTAAAWEPPKTPAVSSSKERGATGQQAKVTKPMDTVTVKPTVQVSVRGHAGEGPNGSRHPQNMSYSQSLTQVQSQSSSQSGTVASLSVNNLIRPSSSQQPYPGSPSLVGQQGSVPSPVGTSAHISQPPNNALSPCSGAAQMNEYTPLKTALMRAQAGVGVGERQVKIISKRQAQEEVMLNTGKRPKPCPPSATTVSHMDVKAPDHSQMMVGQLPPASSAVMTRINSESGGPLFSTNSFMSPIVRPTDGHCPPQGPPEQNQPGVLHLPQGHSQHAATQPGQHLGGNIYMKQQQQEQQRHHLYHLQHHLTQPDPAQRHSLHQRALQQQQQEQQQQQQQQQHVQKKRGLVRGSQTGSSAGLQQKQHHLEKSGVQQQQHSHQQQQTQHQQHTQQHQQQSHQQSQQHQQPTQHQQSHPQQHQQQTHQQQPQAQHQQHQQQQQQQQQLQQQQSSHSRHQQHLQQQIQQQQQQQQHFRHQEKSCEAQAAGSRAHHSSHLAQQEHLKPGQDHNAMQRMMITRTLEQQLIPPPSNPVSRSSDLACAPSRQERHRVSSYSAEALIGKSSTSGEQQQRMGLHLQPGRGATQEQPDLRGYLDTSRGKANIAHNPQNRLPSDHPGSTDVQRVSECPPFKVMGGGAHQLGGFDVQVSRGSDMTPKSVPSSQRGPQGQQQGGFRMGVGPPADGRNRYSAAHPGSQGVQVGLPREQEGCHQSFMQSLLSPHLPEQSNHQRAMQCCPPVSMEYSCVPGSSSGDIQAKASSPSVPQTQKAPAMRIGEGNKGHISQVSSNMHGGPGVRTGLPHPPTPHSSSEPGRSSAPSRPPTAVSQHSRHIARDPQPTKLRPGDRPRSGTLRQSNPFEPEGHLPLPSGGGVLLGRPQSGGEARRSTIVRFMADSAQVPSDNNLIPDQHLTQNFGFPFIPEGGMNPPPINANSTFIPPVSQPNTSRTPSLLPVEPQNTLPSFYPSYSPAAHPSLPSDVTLQYFPNQMFTSPSADKGSAPPLNNRFGSILSPPRPVGFGQASFPLLPDMPPMPIANSSGITPHISNFSLTSLFPEIATGMPTDGSAMPMSPLLSLSNTSAADSGKQPNRPAHNISHILGHDGSSAV, encoded by the exons ATGCCAGAGATGACTGAATCTCAGACACCCGGTCGTAAACCCAA aaagaagaaaaacaaagaatcaCACAATGCAG TTGAGAGACACAGAAAAGAGAAGATTAATGCTGGGATTAACCGCATTGGTAATCTTCTGCCCTGTTCCCAGGCACTGAAACAG AGTAAGATCATGATCTTGGACCAGGCCGTTCGCTACATCACTGAACTGAAGAAACAAAATGATACATTGCTTCTGGAAGGAGGTGATAAAGTCCAAG CGGAGGAGATCCGTCGGCTACGGCGTCAGATGGAGGAGCTGAGGAGGGAGAGTGCTCACTACATCGAGCTCCTCAAAGCCCATGATATTAACATTCTAGAAGACCCCACAGTTCACTGGAAGGGCAAACAGCATTGCGCCAAAGTGGCAAAGGTGACCCCCACTCACCAACTCCCAAAGGGGATCATCGTCTATTCCAATGGCAATGTGATGTGCCCAGCAGGGAAGGAGAGTAGCCCAGCGAAACAACCTTCTGAAACATTAATTCTTCAGCCTTCTAAAGCCAATGCTAGGTTGAGGGTTAATGGAGCAGTGCTGCAAGTTAATACCTCCTCATCCACCCCTGCACTTCTCCCTGGGTCGACCGCCACACCCATCCAGTCTACACCTGGCCTGAGAATGATAGAGCAGCGTGTGGTCGAGACACCGACTGCAGCCACCAGTCTGCCACCCTCTGTGTCTTACATCACCCTCCAGATCCCTGCAGCCACCACAGCCCTGTCCCAACAACCGCAGCCTGCCGCCCCAGTCCAGACCCTCACCATAGCAGCCACCTCAGCCTCACAGCTCTCCACTGAAAGCCCTGCTCAGCCCATGTCCAATCTCACCACACTTACCCAGGCTATAGCCACATCCAGAGCAGCAGTATCAGAGGTTTGCTCTTGGGTCACACAGGACCCTGCTATTAGGACTGTAAGTTACACTTCTATCCCCAACAGCCAAGCCCTTCTTAGGGCTGGGGCTGCAGGGAGCACACAGACTACCTGGACAACGCTGCAGATGGCAGGGAACACAGTGCAGCCAGTCTGTCAGAGTCTCCCCACCCCAGAGGTCATCAGTACCACCCAGGCTGTCCAGCAGGTGACTCTGTGCCCAATGGGCAACAAACCCTCTGTTCAGCCCATTCAAATACAAATGCAACCACACGTGCCTGTACAGCAAGCACCCATTACAGCCCACATTCAAGCGCAGCCATTTCAGAGAGCAACCCAGCTACGGCCCGCAATTCTGAACCAGGCACAGCCTCAGCCTGTTCTAGCCCCCCAACCACAGTGTGCTGTTCTCTCCCATTCAGCCATAGTACCCCAACCAAGTGTGGTGGCCCACCCTGCAGTCGTGCCATCGCAGCCCCAGTCTGCTGTACTTCAACCAGCATCATTGGTTTCACATCCACCGACAGCCCTCATATCTCAGCCTCAGCCCATTGCTCAGCCAGCCCTGGTGCCCCCGCCACAGGCCACTGTGCTGCCCCTCCTTCAGACCATGCAGGTGCTGCAGGTCAACACAACTGGAGGGACAGCCTCAGGCGTAACAGCACCACAGAACACCAACAACCCAAGTGTGGTCATCCTGCAGCAGGCCAGTTCTTGCCCAACCCAGTCAGTTGTAAGGGAAGAAATATCCAATCAGACACCGTGTCAGCATATTGTAATCATCCAGGCACCCAATCAGGTTGCACCTGCCCCTCAGAATCCTCAGGTTGGCATGGTGCCTGCTGCTGTGCCCACTGCAGTACCGGTTGTGTCTACTCAAGTACCAACAGCCAGCAGTTCAACATCTGCTACTTCCTTACATAGTGTTGGGGGAAAGCAACTGGTGCACATTCTCCCACGCCCTGTTCAGCCTCATATGAACCATCCCCTTCAGGTCACTCAGGCCTCCTCTTCCCCACCTGTTCCTCCAACCCCACAGACTATCACTGTGAACGGCCAGGTGTTTGCCTTGCAGCCCATGAAGACCTCTGACAAATCCAGCTCCCAGGCTGGCCAGAGTACACTCCAGCTGGTCCAGCCCACCACCACTGAAGAACCAACTACTAACGTGGCCCTCAACAGTTTAGGTGCACTCAGCAGTCTCAATCAGAGCATCTCTCAGGGCCTTCCACTTACCATTTCTAGCCAGAACAATGGTCAGCCTCCAGCTGCTCCATCATCAGTAGTCCAGCAGAAGCAGCCTCCTGCTCCAGCATCCGTCCCTGGCACCACACTTGCTCTACCTGCCCGGCAGCTGCAGGTCCCTTGTTTGAACCCAGTCAAATCAGGGCTGATGGTTAATGCCTCTACACCTCCAGGAAAGAGGCTTCGCACAACTTTAAATACAAAGAGGGCAACAGCTAAAAGGACTAAACCAACCAAGAAAAAAGAGCTTAGTCAGGCACCGACTCCTGTTGCTGTTTCAGCCAAGCCAGTGGTTGCTGCAGGAGAGACGGTTCAAAGTTCAGTATGTCAAGTTTTACAGTCCTCGACTGTAAAGGTCACAGACATTCCCCCCACTTGTACCACAGCTGTCACAACTACAGATTGTAGTGTAGCTGTAGGGAATGTCACTTCTACACAAAATACTCAGATGATGATTGTGTGTAGTTCATCTAGTGAGTCACCTGTATTTACTCAGTCCCATCCACAGAGCAAAAGCACTGTCAGTGCAACTCAGACTGATGTTGTATTCAGTCATACTAACACTAGTGGTATGGCAATTTCAGTTCCAACGGTCAACGCCACATCGGTCAAGCCAACAGTTAGTGCAGCTGTGGCCATTGGAAGTAAACCAGCTGTAGTTTCTGGCAACAACTCAACTGTAACCAAACTCTCAGTTCCAGAGGTTAAACAGCCAGCCACCAGTGCAGGAACTAGCACAACACAGAGTAAGTCAGCTGCTGCTGCCACCACTGCTGTTTCGAAACAGAGCAAATCTCTGGTCGGCTCTGCAGACTCTGAGACTCTGTACACCTCCACCACTGTTTCTACTGCATGTCTGACACCAGTCTGCACCAGCAGTATCCCAGCAACTGCACCAGTATCTTTACATCAGGCGACACAACCAACTTCACTATGTCGTCCCCAGGTATCTAATACCCAAGATCCTCTGCCCTGTAATAAACCTCAGTCTCAGCCCACCACATCACCCTTGGTGTACACAACTGTAGCACTCTCATCACCTGCCGCAACTTTTTCTGCATCACACAGCTCTATCACAGCCCCTACAACAAGTTCAGAGTTTAGGAAAAGGGTCACAACCAGTAGTGCTCCAACACAGCAGACTGATGTGAATATGCCCAACCTCTCCCCCTGCCATCCTGCTGAAGTCAAACCAGCCCAGCCCTCTAGAAGAGACAGGGAAGCTCAGGTAGAGAGACCCTCCACATCAGCAGATAAAGATGGCTTAGTGGCAGCGACTTCTGGCACTCCTTATAGAAAGGATTCTGCCCTATCTCAACAGGTGTACACTAACCTTGACGATCAAACTATAGAGCACCCTATGACATctagcagacagacagattctCCCATGTCTTCAGGGGCAGGGGGAGGCAGAGGGTTCTCTGTGGCATCCATGCTTCCCCAGGGCCACACTATTGGTGCGTCATCTGGCTCCTTTGGAACCTATACATTCACCTCGGAGCAAGCAGAAATGCTGGCCTTGGCCATGCTAGAACAGGACAGTCCAGGAAGGCGCAGTGGAAGCTGCACTGTTAACACTGGTTCAACAAACCCCACTGCAGCAGCATGGGAGCCCCCAAAAACCCCAGCAGTGTCCAGCAGTAAAGAAAGGGGCGCAACCGGACAGCAGGCAAAAGTGACTAAACCCATGGACACAGTAACAGTTAAACCCACTGTCCAGGTATCTGTCAGAGGACATGCTGGGGAGGGGCCCAATGGAAGCAGACATCCACAAAACATGTCATACTCCCAGTCTCTGACCCAGGTCCAGTCTCAGAGCTCATCCCAGAGTGGCACTGTGGCTAGCCTCAGCGTCAACAATCTGATCAGGCCCAGCTCCAGTCAGCAACCCTACCCTGGCTCTCCCAGTCTTGTTGGCCAACAAGGCTCAGTTCCCTCACCTGTAGGGACCTCAGCCCACATATCCCAACCCCCAAACAATGCCCTCTCACCCTGCTCAGGTGCAGCCCAAATGAATGAGTACACCCCCTTAAAGACTGCTTTAATGAGGGCTCAGGCTGGAGTTGGTGTAGGTGAGCGACAAGTGAAGATCATCTCCAAGCGGCAGGCCCAGGAGGAGGTGATGCTAAACACTGGAAAACGGCCCAAGCCTTGCCCTCCATCAGCTACCACTGTTAGCCATATGGACGTGAAAGCACCAGACCACAGCCAGATGATGGTGGGACAGCTGCCCCCCGCGTCCTCAGCTGTCATGACAAGGATTAATTCAGAAAGTGGAGGCCCCCTCTTCTCCACAAACTCTTTCATGAGCCCGATAGTTCGGCCCACGGATGGCCACTGCCCTCCTCAGGGACCCCCTGAGCAGAACCAGCCAGGTGTGCTTCATCTGCCCCAGGGTCATTCACAGCATGCTGCAACCCAGCCTGGTCAGCACCTGGGAGGAAACATTTacatgaaacagcagcagcaagagCAGCAGAGACACCATCTGTATCATTTGCAACACCATCTGACACAGCCTGACCCTGCACAGCGCCACTCACTACACCAGAGGGcgcttcagcagcagcagcaggagcagcagcagcagcagcagcagcagcagcatgtgcAGAAGAAGCGGGGGCTTGTCAGAGGCAGTCAAACTGGTTCCTCTGCTGGCCTGCAACAGAAGCAGCACCACTTGGAGAAGTCTGgagttcagcagcagcagcactcgcatcaacaacaacagacacagcatcaacagcacacacagcagcatcaacaacagTCGCACCAACAATCACAACAGCATCAACAGCCAACACAACACCAACAGTCTCATCCCCAACAGCACCAACAGCAAACCCATCAACAGCAGCCACAGGCGCAGCATcaacaacaccaacaacaacagcagcagcagcagcagttacagcagcagcagagctctCACTCCAGACACCAGCAACATCTACAGCAGCagatccagcagcagcagcagcagcagcagcactttaGACACCAGGAGAAGAGCTGTGAAGCCCAGGCAGCAGGATCCAGGGCCCACCACAGCAGCCATCTGGCTCAGCAGGAGCACCTCAAG cCTGGTCAAGACCATAACGCTATGCAGAGGATGATGATCACTCGGACTCTGGAGCAGCAGCTCATCCCTCCTCCCAGCAATCCCGTGTCCCGTTCGTCTGACCTGGCCTGTGCTCCATCACGGCAGGAACGTCACCGCGTTTCCAGCTACTCTGCAGAGGCACTCATCGGTAAAAGTTCCACCAGTGGTGAACAGCAGCAGCGCATGGGTCTCCACCTTCAGCCTGGCCGCGGTGCCACACAGGAGCAGCCAGACCTCCGCGGTTACCTGGACACATCACGAGGGAAGGCCAACATTGCACACAACCCACAGAACCGCCTGCCCTCTGACCATCCGGGATCCACTGATGTTCAGCGGGTCTCAGAGTGTCCGCCATTCAAGGTCATGGGAGGAGGAGCACATCAACTCGGTGGTTTTGATGTTCAGGTGTCTCGTGGGAGTGACATGACCCCTAAGTCAGTGCCATCCTCCCAGAGGGGCCCTCAGGGGCAGCAGCAGGGCGGATTCAGGATGGGTGTTGGCCCTCCAGCAGATGGCAGGAACCGCTACAGTGCAGCTCATCCCGGCTCACAGGGAGTACAAGTTGGCCTCCCCCGGGAGCAAGAAGGTTGTCACCAGAGTTTCATGCAAAGCCTCCTTTCCCCCCACCTTCCTGAGCAGAGCAACCACCAGCGAGCAATGCAGTGCTGTCCCCCAGTCAGCATGGAGTACAGCTGTGTGCCTGGAAGCTCTTCGGGAGACATACAGGCCAAGGCCTCCAGCCCCAGTGTGCCCCAGACACAGAAGGCCCCAGCTATGCGGATTGGAGAGGGCAACAAGGGCCATATTTCTCAGGTCAGCAGTAATATGCATGGAGGCCCAGGTGTGCGCACAGGTCTCCCACACCCTCCAACCCCACACAGCAGCTCTGAGCCAGGCCGCTCCTCTGCCCCCTCCAGACCACCCACTGCTGTTAGCCAGCACTCCCGCCACATCGCCCGAGATCCTCAGCCCACCAAGCTGAGACCTGGTGACCGGCCTCGATCAGGTACTCTGAGACAGAGCAACCCCTTTGAGCCTGAGGGCCACCTGCCTCTGCCCTCTGGAGGAGGGGTGCTGCTGGGTAGACCACAGTCTGGAGGAGAGGCACGACGCAGCACTATTGTTCGCTTTATGGCAGATAGTGCTCAGGTTCCTAGTGACAACAACCTGATTCCTGACCAACACCTAACACAAAACTTTGGTTTCCCCTTTATTCCAGAGGGAGGGatgaatcctcctcccatcaaTGCTAACTCCACATTCATCCCTCCAGTCAGCCAGCCCAACACCTCCCGTACACCGTCCCTTCTGCCTGTGGAGCCCCAGAACACTTTACCCTCCTTCTACCCTTCCTATTCTCCAGCTGCTCACCCCAGCCTTCCCAGCGATGTCACCCTCCAGTACTTTCCCAACCAAATGTTTACCAGCCCTAGTGCCGACAAGGGCAGCGCTCCTCCACTCAATAACCGCTTTGGCTCCATCCTCTCACCGCCTCGCCCTGTGGGTTTTGGCCAGGCCAGCTTCCCCTTGCTTCCAGATATGCCCCCTATGCCCATTGCCAACTCATCTGGAATCACCCCTCACATATCCAACTTCAGCCTCACCTCCCTGTTCCCCGAGATCGCCACAGGCATGCCCACTGACGGTTCGGCCATGCCAATGTCACCCCTGCTGTCTCTCTCCAACACCTCGGCTGCCGACTCTGGCAAGCAGCCCAATCGTCCTGCCCACAACATCAGCCACATTCTAGGCCATGACGGCAGCTCAGCTGTGTGA
- the atp6v1ab gene encoding V-type proton ATPase catalytic subunit A, with protein sequence MDMSKLPKLRDEERESEFGFVHGVSGPVVTATAMAGAAMYELVRVGHSELVGEIIRLEGDMATIQVYEETSGVSVGDPVLRTGKPLSVELGPGIMGSIFDGIQRPLKDINDITQSIYIPRGVNIGALNRDLKWEFSPGKSLRVGSHITGGDIYGMVYENSLIKHKIMLPPRNRGTVTYVAPPGNYDVSDVVMELEFEGVKEKFTMVQVWPVRQVRPVTEKLQANHPLLTGQRVLDALFPCVQGGTTAIPGAFGCGKTVISQSLSKYSNSDVIVYVGCGERGNEMSEVLRDFPELTMEVDGKTESIMKRTALVANTSNMPVAAREASIYTGITLSEYFRDMGYNVSMMADSTSRWAEALREISGRLAEMPADSGYPAYLGARLASFYERAGRVKCLGNPEREGSVSIVGAVSPPGGDFSDPVTSATLGIVQVFWGLDKKLAQRKHFPSVNWLISYSKYTRALDEYYDKHFPEFVPLRTKAKEILQEEEDLAEIVQLVGKASLAETDKITLEVAKLIKDDFLQQNGYTPYDRFCPFYKTVGILSNMISFYDMARHAVETTAQSDNKITWSMIKEHMGEILYRISSMKFKDPVKEGEAKIKAEYAQLVEDMQNAFRTLEE encoded by the exons ATGGACATGTCCAAGCTGCCCAAGCTCAGGgatgaggagagggagagcgagTTTGGATTCGTTCATGGAGTCTCTGGACCAG TGGTGACAGCTACGGCCATGGCAGGAGCAGCTATGTATGAGCTGGTTCGTGTTGGCCACAGTGAGCTGGTGGGAGAGATTATCAGGCTGGAGGGAGACATGGCCACCATCCAGGTCTACGAGGAGACAT CCGGCGTGTCTGTTGGAGATCCTGTGCTGCGGACAGGAAAACCTCTCTCTGTGGAGTTGGGTCCAGGAATCATGGGGTCCATCTTTGATGGTATCCAGCGACCACTAAAGGACATCAATGACATCACACAAAGCATCTACATCCCCAGAGGTGTGAACATCGGAGCCCTAAACCGAGACCTCAAGTGGGAGTTCTCTCCCGGCAAGAGCCTgcgg GTTGGCAGTCACATCACAGGAGGAGACATCTATGGCATGGTGTACGAGAACTCCCTTATCAAGCACAAAATCATGCTGCCTCCGAGAAACAGAGGCACTGTGACCTACGTGGCTCCACCTGGAAACTACGACGTCTCC GACGTGGTGATGGAGCTGGAGTTTGAGGGGGTGAAGGAGAAGTTCACCATGGTGCAGGTGTGGCCTGTCCGACAAGTGCGACCCGTCACAGAGAAGCTGCAGGCCAATCACCCGCTGCTGACAGGACAGAGAGTGCTGGACGCCCTTTTCCC ATGTGTACAGGGAGGAACCACTGCCATCCCAGGAGCCTTCGGCTGTGGAAAGACTGTCATCTCTCAGTCCCTGTCCAAGTACTCCAACAGTGATGTCATTGTCTACGTAGGCTGCGGAGAGCGTGGTAACGAGATGTCAGAAGTACTGCGAGACTTCCCCGAG CTGACCATGGAGGTGGACGGGAAGACGGAGAGCATCATGAAGAGAACAGCTCTGGTGGCCAACACCTCCAACATGCCTGTAGCTGCCAGAGAAGCCTCCATTTACACAG GAATCACGCTGTCTGAGTACTTCAGAGACATGGGATACAACGTGAGCATGATGGCCGACTCAACCTCCCGTTGGGCCGAGGCTCTCAGGGAGATTTCTGGCCGTTTGGCGGAGATGCCTGCTG ACAGTGGTTATCCTGCCTACCTGGGCGCCCGTCTCGCCTCCTTCTATGAGCGTGCTGGAAGGGTGAAGTGTCTGGGCAACCCCGAGAGGGAGGGCAGCGTCAGTATTGTAGGAGC TGTATCGCCTCCTGGTGGTGACTTCTCTGACCCTGTCACTTCAGCCACCCTTGGTATTGTACAG GTGTTCTGGGGTCTGGATAAGAAGCTTGCTCAGAGGAAGCACTTTCCTTCAGTGAACTGGCTGATCAGCTACAGCAAATACACTCGTGCTCTTGATGAGTATTACGACAAACACTTCCCCGAGTTTGTGCCCCTACGTACCAAGGCCAAGGAGAtcctgcaggaggaggaggacctgGCTGAGATTGTGCAGCTCGTTGGAAAG gcaTCACTGGCAGAAACAGATAAAATCACCCTGGAGGTGGCCAAACTGATCAAAGACGACTTCCTGCAGCAGAACGGTTACACACCTTATGACAG GTTCTGTCCCTTCTATAAGACAGTGGGCATCCTCTCCAACATGATCTCTTTCTACGACATGGCAAGGCACGCAGTGGAGACCACAGCTCAGAGCGACAACAAGATCACTTGGTCCATGATCAAGGAGCACATGGGAGAAATCCTTTACAGGATCAGCTCAATGAAattcaag GACCCGGTGAAGGAAGGCGAGGCTAAGATCAAGGCTGAATACGCTCAGCTGGTGGAGGACATGCAGAACGCCTTCCGTACATTGGAAGAATAG
- the naa50 gene encoding N-alpha-acetyltransferase 50 isoform X2 — MKGRIELGDVTPHNIKQLKRLNQVIFPVSYNDKFYKDVLEVGELAKLAYFNDIAVGAVCCRVDHSQNQKRLYIMTLGCLAPYRRLGIGTKMLNHVLNICEKDGTFDNIYLHVQISNESAIHFYQKFGFEIIETKKNYYKRIEPADAHVLQKSLRSPCAPPTGELQKAE, encoded by the exons ATGAAAGG CCGGATCGAGCTGGGGGATGTTACGCCCCACAACATTAAGCAGCTGAAACGCCTGAACCAGGTCATCTTCCCTGTCAGCTACAACGACAAGTTTTACAAAGATGTACTGGAAGTTGGAGAGCTTGCAAAGCTAG CATACTTCAATGACATTGCAGTGGGTGCTGTGTGCTGCAGAGTGGACCACTCTCAGAACCAGAAGAGACTGTACATCATGACGCTCGGCTGTCTAGCACCCTATCGTAGACTTGGAATTG GTACAAAGATGCTGAATCATGTGCTAAACATCTGTGAGAAGGACGGCACTTTTGACAACATTTACCT TCATGTGCAGATCAGCAATGAGTCAGCCATTCACTTTTACCAGAAGTTTGGCTTTGAGATCATCGAAACAAAAAAGAATTACTACAAGAGGATAGAGCCCGCAGATGCCCATGTGTTGCAGAAGAGTCTGCGCAGCCCATGTGCACCGCCCACCGGAGAGCTTCAGAAGGCAGAGTAA
- the naa50 gene encoding N-alpha-acetyltransferase 50 isoform X1 yields the protein MKGSRIELGDVTPHNIKQLKRLNQVIFPVSYNDKFYKDVLEVGELAKLAYFNDIAVGAVCCRVDHSQNQKRLYIMTLGCLAPYRRLGIGTKMLNHVLNICEKDGTFDNIYLHVQISNESAIHFYQKFGFEIIETKKNYYKRIEPADAHVLQKSLRSPCAPPTGELQKAE from the exons ATGAAAGG TAGCCGGATCGAGCTGGGGGATGTTACGCCCCACAACATTAAGCAGCTGAAACGCCTGAACCAGGTCATCTTCCCTGTCAGCTACAACGACAAGTTTTACAAAGATGTACTGGAAGTTGGAGAGCTTGCAAAGCTAG CATACTTCAATGACATTGCAGTGGGTGCTGTGTGCTGCAGAGTGGACCACTCTCAGAACCAGAAGAGACTGTACATCATGACGCTCGGCTGTCTAGCACCCTATCGTAGACTTGGAATTG GTACAAAGATGCTGAATCATGTGCTAAACATCTGTGAGAAGGACGGCACTTTTGACAACATTTACCT TCATGTGCAGATCAGCAATGAGTCAGCCATTCACTTTTACCAGAAGTTTGGCTTTGAGATCATCGAAACAAAAAAGAATTACTACAAGAGGATAGAGCCCGCAGATGCCCATGTGTTGCAGAAGAGTCTGCGCAGCCCATGTGCACCGCCCACCGGAGAGCTTCAGAAGGCAGAGTAA